One Gloeothece verrucosa PCC 7822 DNA window includes the following coding sequences:
- a CDS encoding cysteine hydrolase family protein: protein MEPRIRAIPIDKIHPTNTALLIIDMERDFIDVEAVQETPGGRDLVPVINQLIEWARFHTLPVIFTYEMHRADHSDFGIELEFDTLHCLEGTPGCELTDGLDIQPSDYRILNKRRYDCFMGTELDLLLRSKRIENLICCGVTAHVCVMNTVYTARNLDYRVIVPKDAIAGISREYYQAALLCMSDVFAYVSTTDEVVSLWS from the coding sequence ATGGAACCTCGAATTCGAGCTATACCCATTGATAAAATTCATCCCACTAATACCGCTCTACTGATTATTGATATGGAACGGGATTTTATTGATGTAGAGGCTGTACAGGAAACCCCAGGAGGACGAGATTTAGTCCCTGTGATCAATCAGTTGATTGAGTGGGCAAGATTTCATACTCTACCAGTCATTTTTACTTATGAAATGCACCGGGCTGATCACAGTGATTTTGGCATTGAGCTTGAATTTGATACTTTACATTGTCTTGAGGGTACGCCAGGCTGTGAGTTAACCGATGGGTTAGATATTCAACCATCTGATTACCGTATCCTCAATAAGCGTCGTTATGATTGTTTTATGGGTACTGAGCTTGATTTGTTGCTACGCTCAAAACGCATTGAAAATTTGATCTGTTGTGGGGTAACGGCTCATGTCTGTGTGATGAATACTGTTTATACGGCTCGTAATCTCGATTATCGGGTAATTGTGCCTAAAGATGCCATCGCCGGCATTTCTCGTGAGTATTATCAGGCGGCTTTACTCTGTATGAGTGATGTTTTTGCTTATGTTTCTACGACTGATGAGGTGGTTAGCTTGTGGAGTTGA
- a CDS encoding ABC transporter permease — translation MENQPVNHQTSQQKPVSKKPKKRSSVFWKVRSDVPVRLYYTMVGLSLLIPLLIWVLLTYGKLVNPLFVPTPTQVIQQAIVVLSNGQLISDTLVSVSRILWGFLFSAILGVPIGLLIGTFKTMEGLLEPILGLMRYMPAAAFIPLVILWVGLDEPAKVTIIFLGTFFYNVLMTADAVKFVPSDLIKVSYTLGATEKDIFFKVIFPATLPSIIDTLRINIASAWNFVIVAELIGANSGLGYRILMAQRVLKTEEIFLGIILIGLIGLGIDWLFKLLFRWVVPWAIDKV, via the coding sequence TTGGAAAATCAGCCCGTCAATCATCAAACAAGCCAACAGAAACCGGTTAGCAAAAAGCCGAAAAAAAGAAGTTCTGTCTTTTGGAAAGTGCGCTCAGATGTTCCCGTCAGACTGTATTACACGATGGTGGGGTTATCTCTTTTAATTCCCTTGTTAATCTGGGTCCTGTTGACTTATGGCAAATTGGTTAATCCTCTTTTTGTTCCTACGCCTACCCAAGTGATTCAACAGGCGATCGTTGTTTTAAGTAATGGTCAACTGATTTCTGATACTTTAGTGAGTGTTTCTAGAATTCTTTGGGGCTTTTTGTTTTCTGCAATTTTGGGTGTTCCTATTGGCTTGTTAATTGGTACGTTTAAAACAATGGAGGGCTTATTAGAGCCGATTTTAGGGTTAATGCGTTATATGCCGGCGGCGGCGTTTATTCCTTTGGTGATTCTCTGGGTAGGATTAGATGAGCCGGCTAAGGTGACGATTATTTTTTTAGGGACATTTTTTTATAATGTTTTGATGACCGCAGATGCAGTTAAATTTGTCCCCAGTGATTTGATTAAGGTTAGTTATACTTTAGGGGCTACCGAGAAAGATATATTTTTTAAGGTGATTTTTCCGGCGACTTTACCGAGTATTATTGATACTTTACGAATTAATATTGCTAGTGCTTGGAATTTTGTGATTGTGGCAGAGTTAATCGGGGCTAATAGTGGTCTGGGTTATCGCATTTTAATGGCGCAACGGGTGTTGAAAACTGAGGAGATTTTTCTCGGGATTATTTTGATTGGGTTGATTGGTTTGGGGATTGATTGGTTATTTAAGTTGTTATTTCGCTGGGTAGTTCCTTGGGCGATTGATAAGGTTTGA
- a CDS encoding ABC transporter ATP-binding protein: MSDLFAIDSLDLSSQTGETFSQPKLEVEKVFKHFPHLKTNLSVLEDINIQVYPNEFVSIVGASGCGKSTLLNIIAGLIPPSAGQVLMNGEVIEEPGSDRGMVFQNYTLFPWLTVADNVAFGLKLRGLSSGEIKEQVFYYLSIVGLTQFAKAYPKQLSGGMKQRVAIARALANHPEVLLMDEPFGALDAQTREQMQQFFLELWEQTHITVLMITHDVEEAVFLSGRVYVMIANPGRIKDEFKIELPPERDLEIKMSEDFWQIKRQILKSLQP; encoded by the coding sequence ATGAGCGATCTTTTTGCAATTGATAGTCTGGATTTATCTAGTCAGACTGGTGAAACATTTTCTCAACCTAAGTTAGAGGTTGAAAAGGTGTTTAAACATTTTCCACACCTGAAAACAAACTTATCGGTGTTGGAAGATATTAATATTCAAGTATACCCGAATGAATTTGTCTCTATTGTAGGGGCTTCGGGTTGTGGAAAATCCACTTTACTGAATATTATTGCCGGGTTAATTCCCCCTTCGGCCGGACAAGTTTTGATGAATGGGGAAGTCATTGAAGAACCCGGATCAGATCGCGGAATGGTGTTTCAAAATTACACCCTTTTTCCTTGGCTGACTGTAGCTGATAATGTGGCTTTTGGGTTGAAGTTACGCGGCTTATCTTCAGGAGAAATTAAAGAGCAAGTATTTTACTATTTGTCAATCGTAGGTCTTACTCAATTTGCTAAGGCCTATCCTAAACAATTATCAGGCGGAATGAAGCAACGAGTGGCCATTGCTCGTGCTTTAGCCAATCATCCAGAAGTGTTACTGATGGACGAACCTTTTGGTGCATTAGATGCTCAAACTCGAGAGCAAATGCAGCAGTTTTTTTTAGAACTTTGGGAGCAAACCCATATTACGGTTTTAATGATTACTCATGATGTTGAGGAGGCAGTTTTTTTATCTGGGCGGGTATATGTAATGATAGCTAATCCGGGCAGAATTAAGGATGAATTTAAGATAGAACTGCCTCCAGAACGGGATTTAGAGATTAAAATGAGTGAAGATTTTTGGCAAATTAAGCGGCAGATTCTTAAATCTCTACAGCCTTAA